A genomic stretch from Pomacea canaliculata isolate SZHN2017 linkage group LG2, ASM307304v1, whole genome shotgun sequence includes:
- the LOC112555888 gene encoding glutaredoxin-like: MGGSSSKLNFAGQEAEFIKNEVESNQVVLFSKTTCPYCCNAKSLLSNLGVNYMVHELDLRSDGSKLQDTLETITGARTVPRVFINGKCTGGFSELQDLHSTGRLKELLG, from the exons ATGGGAGGAAGCAGCTCAAAATTGAACTTTGCAGGACAAGAGGCAGAGTTCATTAAAAATGAGGTGGAATCAAACCAGGTTGTGTTATTCAGCAAGACTACATGCCCCTACTGTTGCAACGCCAAGTCTTTGCTTTCTAACTTGGGAGTTAATTATATGGTTCATGAGCTAGACCTTCGGAGTGATGGATCAAAATTGCAAGATACACTGGAGACCATAACAGGGGCCAGAACA GTTCCACGGGTGTTCATAAACGGAAAATGCACGGGAGGCTTTTCTGAGCTGCAGGACTTGCACAGCACTGGAAGGTTGAAAGAACTTCTTGGTTAG